A portion of the Malania oleifera isolate guangnan ecotype guangnan chromosome 3, ASM2987363v1, whole genome shotgun sequence genome contains these proteins:
- the LOC131152147 gene encoding uncharacterized protein LOC131152147 isoform X2: MAMEKSCTPTKLDYYDDTGKLHSTATLLSSTQVEDGRLALLLDSTIFHPQGGGQPADTGFIIPCDSDHVKFIVQDVRSRDGIVFHYGFVENSEGELSSILVKGKEVVLHVDEPRRKLNSRSFVEYKGTVPQDELQSKQKELELEANALISRGGKVFAAVVPYEEASELCGGCLPDYIATSSTPRIVKLGGNPGCPCGGTHVSDISEIVGIKVTRIRTKKGVTKVNYTVAA; this comes from the exons ATGGCGATGGAGAAGAGCTGCACCCCCACGAAGCTGGACTACTATGACGACACGGGCAAGCTCCACTCCACCGCCACCCTCCTCTCCTCTACTCAG GTCGAGGACGGTCGGCTTGCCCTGCTTTTGGATTCCACTATCTTTCATCCCCAAGGCGGCGGCCAGCCCGCCGATACCGGTTTCATCATCCCCTGCGATTCTGACCACGTCAAGTTCATCGTCCAAGATGTTCGATCGAGAGACGGCATA GTTTTCCACTACGGATTTGTTGAGAATTCTGAGGGGGAGTTAAGCTCCATACTGGTGAAGGGGAAAGAAGTTGTGTTACATGTTGACGAACCTCGTCGCAAACTCAATTCTAG GTCATTTGTTGAATATAAAGGCACAGTTCCACAGGATGAGTTGCAGAGTAAGCAAAAGGAATTGGAGCTAGAAGCTAATGCATTAATTTCCAGAGGAGGGAAA GTTTTTGCTGCTGTTGTACCTTATGAGGAGGCTTCTGAGCTGTGCGGTGGTTGCCTTCCTGATTATATCGCCACG AGCAGCACTCCACGTATTGTAAAGTTGGGTGGCAATCCTGGCTGCCCGTGTGGGGGGACCCACGTTTCTGATATTTCAGAGATTGTAGGTATTAAG
- the LOC131152147 gene encoding uncharacterized protein LOC131152147 isoform X1, protein MAMEKSCTPTKLDYYDDTGKLHSTATLLSSTQVEDGRLALLLDSTIFHPQGGGQPADTGFIIPCDSDHVKFIVQDVRSRDGIVFHYGFVENSEGELSSILVKGKEVVLHVDEPRRKLNSRLHSAGHLLDICMQNIGLGYLETGKGYHFPDGSFVEYKGTVPQDELQSKQKELELEANALISRGGKVFAAVVPYEEASELCGGCLPDYIATSSTPRIVKLGGNPGCPCGGTHVSDISEIVGIKVTRIRTKKGVTKVNYTVAA, encoded by the exons ATGGCGATGGAGAAGAGCTGCACCCCCACGAAGCTGGACTACTATGACGACACGGGCAAGCTCCACTCCACCGCCACCCTCCTCTCCTCTACTCAG GTCGAGGACGGTCGGCTTGCCCTGCTTTTGGATTCCACTATCTTTCATCCCCAAGGCGGCGGCCAGCCCGCCGATACCGGTTTCATCATCCCCTGCGATTCTGACCACGTCAAGTTCATCGTCCAAGATGTTCGATCGAGAGACGGCATA GTTTTCCACTACGGATTTGTTGAGAATTCTGAGGGGGAGTTAAGCTCCATACTGGTGAAGGGGAAAGAAGTTGTGTTACATGTTGACGAACCTCGTCGCAAACTCAATTCTAG GCTTCACTCAGCCGGCCATTTGCTTGACATATGCATGCAAAATATAGGATTGGGTTATTTAGAGACTGGAAAAGGCTACCATTTCCCTGATGG GTCATTTGTTGAATATAAAGGCACAGTTCCACAGGATGAGTTGCAGAGTAAGCAAAAGGAATTGGAGCTAGAAGCTAATGCATTAATTTCCAGAGGAGGGAAA GTTTTTGCTGCTGTTGTACCTTATGAGGAGGCTTCTGAGCTGTGCGGTGGTTGCCTTCCTGATTATATCGCCACG AGCAGCACTCCACGTATTGTAAAGTTGGGTGGCAATCCTGGCTGCCCGTGTGGGGGGACCCACGTTTCTGATATTTCAGAGATTGTAGGTATTAAG
- the LOC131152147 gene encoding uncharacterized protein LOC131152147 isoform X3, whose protein sequence is MAMEKSCTPTKLDYYDDTGKLHSTATLLSSTQVEDGRLALLLDSTIFHPQGGGQPADTGFIIPCDSDHVKFIVQDVRSRDGIVFHYGFVENSEGELSSILVKGKEVVLHVDEPRRKLNSRLHSAGHLLDICMQNIGLGYLETGKGYHFPDGSFVEYKGTVPQDELQSKQKELELEANALISRGGKVFAAVVPYEEASELCGGCLPDYIATCYDLNR, encoded by the exons ATGGCGATGGAGAAGAGCTGCACCCCCACGAAGCTGGACTACTATGACGACACGGGCAAGCTCCACTCCACCGCCACCCTCCTCTCCTCTACTCAG GTCGAGGACGGTCGGCTTGCCCTGCTTTTGGATTCCACTATCTTTCATCCCCAAGGCGGCGGCCAGCCCGCCGATACCGGTTTCATCATCCCCTGCGATTCTGACCACGTCAAGTTCATCGTCCAAGATGTTCGATCGAGAGACGGCATA GTTTTCCACTACGGATTTGTTGAGAATTCTGAGGGGGAGTTAAGCTCCATACTGGTGAAGGGGAAAGAAGTTGTGTTACATGTTGACGAACCTCGTCGCAAACTCAATTCTAG GCTTCACTCAGCCGGCCATTTGCTTGACATATGCATGCAAAATATAGGATTGGGTTATTTAGAGACTGGAAAAGGCTACCATTTCCCTGATGG GTCATTTGTTGAATATAAAGGCACAGTTCCACAGGATGAGTTGCAGAGTAAGCAAAAGGAATTGGAGCTAGAAGCTAATGCATTAATTTCCAGAGGAGGGAAA GTTTTTGCTGCTGTTGTACCTTATGAGGAGGCTTCTGAGCTGTGCGGTGGTTGCCTTCCTGATTATATCGCCACG TGCTATGATTTGAATAGGTGA